The following are from one region of the Sandaracinus amylolyticus genome:
- a CDS encoding MopE-related protein, with protein sequence MSRFVSSAQLLALVVVLSSCTVEPYCLVCPDVDGGEPVDGGTDAGSDARVTPRDASADVIVVPDGGCLEFELCNERDDDCDELVDEGIDTQSNPDHCGGCDMPCPVYPHAFAVCEAGECSIGACDVGYLDLDPAQPGCEYFCIPRVTDGTDEICDFEDDDCDGRVDEDIDFDNDPENCGHDAETGLGRCGNFCRSPRAAGSCTAGACMLGACEPGYYDIDSSATNGCEYQCTPATPPVEICNLVDDDCDGVVDDGEPGAGVECGSDLGACGAVDGVTICRAGEIVCMGEPAPTAETCNTVDDDCDGNVDEHNPQGGRVCGMSTGACEVGYQQCVSGALVCMGQVEPTTESCNNLDDDCDGRVDEMNPEGGAACGPTTGACEAGVVTCTRGALVCTGGVGPSPELCNNADDDCDGTVDDGDPQGGQLCGSDVGRCAPGVQHCRSGALVCEGAITSTAETCDGVDQDCDSNVDEGNPGGGATCGETAGACEAGTMQCRGGTLTCEGALGPTVERCNGINDDCDAMTDEGFSLMTDINNCGMCNRVCSFPNAIPRCTAGSCAIATCRPGFVDLDPAQPGCEYACSYAGNEACNGRDDDCDGRTDEGLTPPSAFCNPNGVCNGTAATCGGTRGWECVYPATYQQTEQRCDSLDNDCDGSIDEAFPLVGDQCSNGSGTCRRVGTYVCASSGTAVQCNAAAAGTPGDEACNGADDDCDGEVDETGVNDPGTPWRDAIDASAIPTVTYTSGGRTIRVMRYEASRPDATTTSAGSLSTLACSAPNVRPWTSVTWQEAEAACCALNASGTCTSATSGWHLCGAEDWETACEGPTGSCDWSYAATCSASQPVACNGMEYDSDSSLAGDQDALATTGSPTFSSCYTDWAAAGRVYDMSGNVREWTSTSAGTSGGVPLYQVRGGSYQSIEEGRTCDFDFTVAQRTFRAPTTGFRCCMY encoded by the coding sequence ATGAGCCGCTTCGTCTCCAGCGCGCAGCTGTTGGCGCTCGTGGTCGTCCTCTCGTCGTGCACGGTCGAGCCGTACTGCCTCGTCTGTCCCGACGTCGACGGTGGTGAGCCGGTCGACGGGGGGACCGACGCGGGCAGCGACGCGCGGGTCACGCCGCGCGACGCATCGGCCGACGTGATCGTCGTGCCCGACGGCGGGTGCCTCGAGTTCGAGCTCTGCAACGAGCGCGACGACGACTGCGACGAGCTCGTCGACGAGGGGATCGACACCCAGTCGAACCCCGATCACTGCGGCGGCTGCGACATGCCGTGCCCGGTCTACCCGCACGCGTTCGCGGTGTGCGAGGCCGGCGAGTGCAGCATCGGCGCGTGCGACGTCGGCTACCTCGACCTCGATCCCGCGCAGCCGGGCTGCGAGTACTTCTGCATCCCGAGGGTCACCGACGGGACCGACGAGATCTGCGACTTCGAGGACGACGACTGCGACGGCCGCGTCGACGAGGACATCGACTTCGACAACGACCCCGAGAACTGCGGGCACGACGCCGAGACCGGGCTCGGTCGCTGCGGCAACTTCTGCCGCTCGCCGCGCGCGGCCGGCTCGTGCACCGCGGGCGCGTGCATGCTCGGCGCCTGCGAGCCCGGCTACTACGACATCGACAGCAGCGCGACGAACGGCTGCGAGTACCAGTGCACGCCCGCGACCCCGCCGGTCGAGATCTGCAACCTCGTCGACGACGACTGCGACGGCGTGGTCGACGACGGCGAGCCGGGCGCGGGCGTCGAGTGCGGCAGCGACCTCGGCGCGTGCGGCGCGGTCGACGGCGTGACCATCTGCCGCGCCGGCGAGATCGTCTGCATGGGCGAGCCCGCGCCGACGGCCGAGACCTGCAACACGGTCGACGACGACTGCGACGGCAACGTCGACGAGCACAACCCCCAGGGCGGACGCGTCTGCGGCATGAGCACCGGCGCGTGCGAGGTCGGCTACCAGCAGTGCGTGAGCGGCGCCCTGGTGTGCATGGGCCAGGTCGAGCCCACCACCGAGAGCTGCAACAATCTCGACGACGACTGCGACGGCCGCGTCGACGAGATGAACCCCGAGGGCGGCGCGGCGTGCGGTCCGACGACCGGCGCGTGCGAAGCGGGCGTCGTGACCTGCACGCGCGGCGCGCTCGTGTGCACCGGCGGCGTCGGCCCGAGCCCCGAGCTCTGCAACAACGCCGACGACGACTGCGACGGCACCGTCGACGACGGCGATCCCCAGGGCGGCCAGCTCTGCGGCAGCGACGTCGGTCGCTGCGCGCCCGGCGTGCAGCACTGCCGCAGCGGCGCGCTGGTGTGCGAGGGCGCGATCACCTCGACGGCCGAGACCTGCGACGGCGTCGATCAGGACTGCGACTCGAACGTCGACGAGGGCAACCCCGGCGGCGGCGCGACGTGCGGCGAGACCGCGGGCGCGTGCGAGGCGGGCACCATGCAGTGCCGCGGCGGCACGCTCACCTGCGAGGGCGCGCTCGGTCCCACCGTCGAGCGCTGCAACGGCATCAACGACGACTGCGACGCGATGACGGACGAGGGCTTCTCCCTCATGACCGACATCAACAACTGCGGGATGTGCAACCGCGTGTGCTCGTTCCCGAACGCGATTCCGCGCTGCACCGCGGGCAGCTGCGCGATCGCGACGTGCCGTCCGGGCTTCGTCGATCTCGATCCCGCGCAGCCCGGCTGCGAGTACGCGTGCTCGTACGCCGGCAACGAGGCGTGCAACGGCCGCGACGACGACTGCGACGGCCGCACCGACGAAGGCCTCACGCCGCCCTCGGCGTTCTGCAACCCCAACGGCGTGTGCAACGGCACCGCGGCGACCTGCGGCGGCACGCGCGGCTGGGAGTGCGTCTATCCGGCGACCTACCAGCAGACCGAGCAGCGCTGCGACTCGCTCGACAACGACTGCGACGGCAGCATCGACGAGGCGTTCCCGCTGGTCGGTGACCAGTGCAGCAACGGCAGCGGCACCTGCCGCCGGGTGGGCACCTACGTCTGCGCGTCGTCGGGCACCGCGGTGCAGTGCAACGCGGCGGCGGCGGGCACGCCCGGTGACGAGGCGTGCAACGGCGCCGACGACGACTGCGACGGCGAGGTCGACGAGACCGGCGTGAACGATCCCGGCACGCCGTGGCGCGACGCGATCGACGCCAGCGCGATCCCGACCGTCACCTACACCAGCGGCGGCCGCACGATCCGCGTGATGCGCTACGAGGCCTCGCGCCCCGACGCGACGACGACGAGCGCGGGCTCGCTGAGCACGCTCGCGTGCTCCGCGCCCAACGTGCGCCCGTGGACGAGCGTGACGTGGCAGGAGGCCGAGGCCGCGTGCTGCGCGCTCAACGCGAGCGGCACGTGCACCTCGGCGACCAGCGGCTGGCACCTCTGCGGCGCCGAGGACTGGGAGACGGCGTGCGAGGGCCCGACCGGCAGCTGCGACTGGTCGTACGCCGCGACCTGCAGCGCGTCGCAGCCCGTCGCGTGCAACGGGATGGAGTACGACAGCGACTCGAGCCTTGCGGGCGATCAGGACGCGCTCGCGACGACCGGCTCGCCGACCTTCTCGTCCTGCTACACCGACTGGGCCGCGGCGGGCCGCGTCTACGACATGAGCGGCAACGTTCGCGAGTGGACCTCGACGTCGGCGGGCACCTCGGGCGGCGTGCCGCTCTACCAGGTGCGCGGCGGCTCGTACCAGAGCATCGAAGAGGGACGCACCTGCGACTTCGACTTCACCGTCGCGCAGCGCACGTTCCGCGCGCCCACCACGGGCTTCCGCTGCTGCATGTACTGA
- a CDS encoding DUF7668 domain-containing protein, producing MRIPVSRIEAALRTIAALLVQKDYSGVEALTGGVRLKEPEIARAIAEYGRTLVSPPSEAFGVLDVVPIRASKPPAFSVRFRLYTLEEGESDLELQLTLIEESGREGMRVELDDIIVP from the coding sequence GTGAGAATCCCGGTTTCGCGCATCGAGGCCGCTCTCCGTACGATCGCAGCCCTGTTGGTCCAGAAGGACTACTCGGGTGTCGAGGCGCTGACCGGTGGTGTCCGACTGAAAGAACCGGAGATCGCGCGCGCCATCGCGGAGTACGGGCGAACCCTCGTGTCGCCTCCGAGCGAAGCGTTCGGCGTTCTCGACGTCGTTCCCATCCGGGCCTCGAAGCCGCCGGCGTTCTCGGTTCGGTTTCGCCTCTATACGCTCGAGGAGGGTGAGTCGGACTTAGAACTGCAACTGACCCTCATCGAAGAATCGGGGCGCGAGGGCATGAGGGTGGAGCTCGACGACATCATCGTTCCATGA
- a CDS encoding MopE-related protein produces the protein MHVGHAYGEGIAALMVSKSIPESTVAVIDPESGTSSGGSTGTDVRIAPGDVILFRINYFGMPDRVARGINAYVTEFVPPNTEVVGVRLIDPTTLTAYPGGRTIIPNQPGLALDRCTSGGTCGTYSLPCTAGAGCSGGTRSVPEGAISQLYGDTGFFYSTDARTQRTPANAFLTYFNGQSMAGRSPTFAASIAPILGLDGVTTFFGHTTWDVDQIYAYGIANSDGNRSGNQGNGDTPFQYGSPVAGPQTLYLYEATDLSVGGADPPSDVVFNNVVGPWQRIRYTGARIGIGTTATYSSADARRSADASTVGFDVRPANPLPAATNAVRAAIGELRAGEAGILEIALRVIDTPLDPVMMRDANCAESFGGGPSSSNAGQDNPWGFVIPSPGCVFLNNQFDLTPDRTLTDNGERITYTLHGMNLSTLPQTNVVVTADYDPSRGALVPGSATGAPTSAMCGTRPCLRWVLGTLDPGEEYTFTFQYDVSGTGQISLVSYGNYTSTQLPAPGFTTQAVTLSRPTPVLRATFTQPQTAQAAGSNIVLSGTLQNWGTQSASLDPATVTLPSGWTVIAGPTLGTTSLGPRASITTPTSTPVSVTVRAPAGTAAGLYDVDLKLFWSASNYGGSFEAFFPAVVQVPIAQPRSDRPVIDCSRVLSSATTIVGTHTESNSSTVVRVYFNGIERGSDGSTAGGTWDVGTFGPGTTFGSLYGGLEVTATAQAPGELVSPVSEPCFVTHVPGCSDGIDNDADGDVDFPNDPGCAGPADNDERDVQCSDGVDNDGDGRVDFPNDPECSSPDDGTEGGSPACSNGVDDDGDGRIDYPNDPDCASSSDRDEATRRACSDGLDNDGDGRIDFGLGATNDEGCHSANDTSEAAFVYAPGDVRPRILLVFDTSGSMNWHTCEDEFTGGDGSGECLGGDVACATCGASGCGNGIADDSRIARARAGVSDVVAAFGDVEMGLMRFRQRATSFACPTANATAASGGWAGSGAVCGAYAAGDLLVGFSPENEYSILEWLDGADNYGGTAPAGLDLELRGSGTTPLAGSLASAQAYLADVRTDDPRASCRPYEVILLTDGAETCGGDPIDAAGDLRTAGFPVNVIGFANSPDASTQLNAIASQGGTGSAIFVDDSAALSAAIADIVNGSIRTEICNGGDDDCDTLVDEGFVLYCNRPGGVASPTLCTDPGETVCNGVDDNCDGRIDEGLRNRCGACGAEPPEVCNGVDDDCDGVADENNVCAGCRPEAELCDNIDNDCDGRTDEDLARVCGTDVGACTMGQEVCTAGSWGTCSGTGPATETCDNVDNDCDGVIDGLTRPCGTSVGVCRPGTETCTASVWGACVGAVSGGSEICNTLDDDCDGVVDDGNPGGGGACGSALGECDPGVLNCVAGGLVCSGGTGPTPEACDNQDDDCDGRVDEEVATGASCGQCGAGLMRCVGGTMTCTGDRAPGTEICNGADDDCDGVIDDGNPGGGVTCGESTGACEPGTTQCTGGSIVCTGGTGPATESCNTIDDDCDALVDEGNPEGGAACGGSEAGECERGTEVCVGGDLVCVGESGPQPERCDGLDNDCNGSVDEGNPGGGEACGDDTGECVAGTTICQGGTLVCQGAIEPVEEECNDLDDDCDGVVDDGLSVGAPCGEATGECSPGRLTCVGGEIVCEGGNGPVNEQCNNLDDDCDTRIDEETPSAVCGETEGVCEPGTLTCIGGRQVCTGGTPRGRETCDCEDNDCDMEVDEDPDGTLCPAGSACVSCMCALPCADSEFGRCPAGRVPETNEEGQCYCVAPACDDTACGGETIMNGAAIGCAPGMEDEGIPPCQCENNRCTYACEDVSCIEDGLDCEPFTGTCVPDDCRYFPSMCEDGEICDRTAPDPTCVPDPCATAGCTAEQACRAGVCETSCAEVSCDGGESCTSGECLVNLCADVTCGGEQVCDPTTGDCIASLCGGVVCSSGDLCDPLTGLCRRDRCLDLQCPDGQRCSAGECELVVVPRPDAGPPLDDGGTRVDAGMGDAGDGTVRVLAAGGGGCLCTAAGTGEGSRAPWAMAMLAALGLVLVARRRVR, from the coding sequence ATGCACGTCGGGCATGCCTACGGCGAGGGCATCGCTGCGCTGATGGTCTCCAAATCGATTCCCGAATCGACGGTCGCGGTGATCGACCCCGAGTCGGGCACATCGAGCGGCGGCAGCACCGGGACCGACGTCCGGATCGCGCCGGGCGACGTGATCCTGTTCCGCATCAACTACTTCGGGATGCCGGACCGCGTCGCGCGCGGCATCAACGCGTACGTCACCGAGTTCGTCCCGCCCAACACCGAGGTGGTCGGCGTCCGCCTGATCGATCCGACCACGCTGACGGCCTATCCCGGCGGGCGCACGATCATCCCGAACCAGCCAGGCCTCGCGCTCGACCGCTGCACCAGCGGCGGCACCTGCGGCACGTACTCGCTCCCATGCACGGCGGGCGCGGGATGCAGCGGTGGCACGCGCAGCGTGCCCGAAGGCGCGATCTCGCAGCTCTACGGAGACACCGGCTTCTTCTATTCGACCGACGCGCGCACCCAGCGCACGCCGGCGAACGCGTTCCTCACCTACTTCAACGGCCAGTCGATGGCGGGCCGCTCGCCGACGTTCGCCGCGAGCATCGCGCCGATCCTCGGGCTCGACGGCGTGACGACGTTCTTCGGCCACACCACGTGGGACGTCGACCAGATCTACGCGTACGGCATCGCGAACAGCGACGGCAACCGCAGCGGCAACCAGGGCAACGGCGACACGCCCTTCCAGTACGGCTCGCCGGTCGCCGGCCCCCAGACGCTCTACCTCTACGAGGCCACCGACCTCAGCGTGGGCGGCGCCGATCCGCCGAGCGACGTCGTGTTCAACAACGTCGTCGGCCCCTGGCAGCGCATCCGTTACACGGGTGCGCGCATCGGCATCGGCACGACGGCGACGTACTCGAGCGCCGACGCGCGTCGCAGCGCGGACGCGTCGACGGTCGGCTTCGACGTGCGCCCCGCGAACCCGCTGCCCGCCGCGACGAACGCGGTGCGCGCCGCGATCGGCGAGCTGCGCGCGGGTGAGGCCGGCATCCTCGAGATCGCGCTCCGCGTGATCGACACGCCGCTCGACCCGGTGATGATGCGCGACGCGAACTGCGCCGAGAGCTTCGGCGGCGGTCCCTCGAGCAGCAACGCGGGCCAGGACAACCCGTGGGGCTTCGTGATCCCGTCGCCGGGCTGCGTGTTCCTCAACAACCAGTTCGACCTCACGCCGGACCGCACGCTCACCGACAACGGCGAGCGCATCACCTACACGCTGCACGGCATGAACCTGTCGACGTTGCCGCAGACGAACGTCGTGGTGACCGCCGACTACGATCCGAGCCGCGGCGCGCTGGTGCCCGGCAGCGCGACCGGCGCGCCGACGTCGGCGATGTGCGGCACCCGCCCGTGCCTGCGCTGGGTCCTCGGCACGCTCGACCCCGGCGAGGAGTACACGTTCACGTTCCAGTACGACGTGTCCGGCACCGGCCAGATCTCGCTGGTCTCGTACGGCAACTACACGTCGACCCAGCTCCCCGCGCCGGGCTTCACCACGCAGGCGGTGACGCTCAGCCGCCCGACGCCGGTGCTGCGCGCGACGTTCACCCAGCCCCAGACCGCGCAGGCCGCGGGCAGCAACATCGTGCTCAGCGGCACGCTGCAGAACTGGGGCACGCAGTCGGCGTCGCTCGATCCCGCGACCGTGACCCTGCCCTCGGGCTGGACCGTGATCGCCGGCCCGACGCTCGGCACCACGTCGCTCGGGCCGCGCGCGAGCATCACCACGCCGACGAGCACGCCGGTCTCGGTCACGGTGCGCGCGCCCGCGGGCACGGCGGCCGGGCTCTACGACGTCGATCTCAAGCTCTTCTGGTCGGCGAGCAACTACGGCGGCTCGTTCGAGGCGTTCTTCCCGGCCGTGGTGCAGGTGCCGATCGCTCAGCCGCGCAGCGATCGCCCGGTGATCGACTGCTCGCGCGTGCTCTCGAGCGCGACGACGATCGTCGGCACGCACACCGAGAGCAACTCGAGCACGGTGGTGCGCGTCTACTTCAACGGCATCGAGCGCGGCAGCGACGGCTCGACCGCCGGTGGCACCTGGGACGTCGGCACGTTCGGCCCCGGCACCACGTTCGGCTCGCTCTACGGCGGCCTCGAGGTCACGGCGACCGCGCAGGCGCCCGGTGAGCTCGTCTCGCCGGTCAGCGAGCCCTGCTTCGTCACGCACGTGCCGGGCTGCAGCGACGGCATCGACAACGACGCCGACGGCGACGTCGACTTCCCGAACGACCCCGGCTGCGCCGGCCCCGCCGACAACGACGAGCGCGACGTGCAGTGCTCGGACGGCGTGGACAACGACGGCGACGGCCGCGTCGACTTCCCGAACGACCCCGAGTGCAGCAGCCCCGACGACGGCACCGAGGGCGGCTCGCCCGCGTGCAGCAACGGCGTCGACGACGACGGCGACGGGCGCATCGACTACCCGAACGATCCCGACTGCGCGAGCTCGAGCGATCGCGACGAGGCGACGCGCCGCGCGTGCAGCGACGGCCTCGACAACGACGGCGACGGCCGCATCGACTTCGGCCTCGGCGCGACCAACGACGAGGGCTGCCACTCGGCGAACGACACCAGCGAGGCCGCGTTCGTCTACGCGCCCGGCGACGTGCGCCCGCGCATCCTGCTCGTGTTCGACACGTCGGGCTCGATGAACTGGCACACCTGCGAGGACGAGTTCACCGGCGGCGACGGCTCCGGTGAGTGCCTCGGCGGCGACGTGGCGTGCGCGACCTGCGGCGCGTCGGGCTGCGGCAACGGCATCGCCGACGACTCGCGCATCGCGCGTGCCCGCGCCGGCGTCAGCGACGTCGTCGCGGCGTTCGGCGACGTCGAGATGGGCCTCATGCGCTTCCGCCAGCGCGCGACGAGCTTCGCGTGCCCGACGGCGAACGCGACCGCGGCGTCCGGCGGCTGGGCGGGCTCGGGCGCGGTGTGCGGCGCGTACGCGGCGGGCGATCTGCTCGTCGGGTTCTCGCCGGAGAACGAGTACTCGATCCTCGAGTGGCTCGACGGCGCCGACAACTACGGCGGCACCGCGCCCGCGGGGCTCGACCTCGAGCTGCGCGGCTCGGGCACCACGCCGCTCGCGGGCTCGCTCGCGTCGGCGCAGGCCTACCTCGCCGACGTGCGCACCGACGATCCGCGCGCGTCGTGCCGGCCCTACGAGGTCATCCTGCTCACCGACGGCGCCGAGACCTGCGGCGGCGACCCGATCGACGCGGCGGGTGATCTCCGCACCGCGGGCTTCCCGGTGAACGTCATCGGCTTCGCCAACAGCCCCGACGCGAGCACGCAGCTCAACGCGATCGCGAGCCAGGGCGGCACCGGCAGCGCGATCTTCGTGGACGACTCGGCGGCGCTCAGCGCCGCGATCGCCGACATCGTCAACGGCTCGATCCGCACCGAGATCTGCAACGGCGGCGACGACGACTGCGACACGCTGGTCGACGAGGGCTTCGTCCTCTACTGCAACCGGCCGGGCGGCGTGGCGTCGCCGACGCTGTGCACCGATCCCGGCGAGACGGTGTGCAACGGCGTCGACGACAACTGCGACGGCCGCATCGACGAGGGCCTGCGCAATCGCTGTGGCGCGTGTGGCGCGGAGCCCCCCGAGGTCTGCAACGGCGTCGACGACGACTGCGACGGCGTCGCCGACGAGAACAACGTCTGCGCCGGCTGCCGCCCCGAGGCGGAGCTCTGCGACAACATCGACAACGACTGCGACGGGCGCACCGACGAGGATCTCGCGCGCGTCTGCGGCACCGACGTCGGCGCGTGCACCATGGGCCAGGAGGTCTGCACCGCCGGCAGCTGGGGCACGTGCAGCGGCACCGGCCCGGCCACCGAGACCTGCGACAACGTCGACAACGACTGCGACGGCGTGATCGACGGCCTCACCCGTCCGTGCGGCACCAGCGTCGGCGTGTGCCGCCCCGGCACCGAGACCTGCACCGCGTCGGTGTGGGGCGCATGCGTGGGCGCGGTCAGCGGCGGCTCCGAGATCTGCAACACGCTCGACGACGACTGCGACGGCGTGGTCGACGACGGCAACCCCGGCGGCGGCGGCGCGTGCGGCTCGGCGCTCGGCGAGTGCGATCCCGGCGTGCTCAACTGCGTCGCGGGCGGGCTCGTCTGCAGCGGCGGCACCGGGCCGACGCCCGAGGCCTGCGACAACCAGGACGACGACTGCGACGGCCGCGTCGACGAAGAAGTGGCGACCGGCGCGTCGTGCGGCCAGTGCGGCGCGGGCCTCATGCGCTGCGTCGGCGGCACGATGACGTGCACCGGCGATCGCGCGCCGGGCACCGAGATCTGCAACGGCGCGGACGACGACTGCGACGGCGTGATCGACGACGGCAACCCCGGCGGCGGCGTGACGTGCGGCGAGTCGACCGGCGCGTGCGAGCCCGGCACCACGCAGTGCACCGGCGGCTCGATCGTGTGCACCGGCGGCACCGGTCCGGCGACCGAGAGCTGCAACACGATCGACGACGACTGCGACGCTCTCGTCGACGAGGGCAATCCCGAAGGCGGCGCGGCGTGCGGCGGCAGCGAGGCCGGCGAGTGCGAGCGCGGCACCGAGGTCTGCGTCGGCGGCGACCTGGTGTGCGTCGGCGAGAGCGGCCCGCAGCCCGAGCGCTGCGACGGCCTCGACAACGACTGCAACGGCAGCGTCGACGAGGGCAACCCCGGCGGCGGCGAGGCGTGCGGCGACGACACCGGAGAGTGCGTCGCGGGCACCACGATCTGCCAGGGCGGGACGCTGGTCTGCCAGGGCGCCATCGAGCCCGTCGAAGAGGAGTGCAACGACCTCGACGACGACTGCGACGGCGTGGTCGACGACGGCCTCTCGGTCGGCGCGCCGTGCGGCGAGGCGACCGGCGAGTGCTCGCCCGGCCGGCTCACCTGCGTGGGCGGCGAGATCGTCTGCGAGGGCGGAAACGGCCCGGTCAACGAGCAGTGCAACAACCTCGACGACGACTGCGACACCCGCATCGACGAGGAGACGCCCTCCGCGGTGTGCGGTGAGACCGAGGGCGTCTGCGAGCCGGGCACGCTGACGTGCATCGGTGGTCGTCAGGTCTGCACCGGCGGCACGCCGCGCGGTCGCGAGACCTGCGACTGCGAGGACAACGACTGCGACATGGAAGTGGACGAGGACCCCGACGGCACGCTGTGCCCGGCGGGCAGCGCCTGCGTCAGCTGCATGTGCGCGCTGCCCTGCGCGGACAGCGAGTTCGGACGCTGCCCCGCGGGCCGCGTGCCCGAGACGAACGAAGAGGGCCAGTGCTACTGCGTCGCGCCGGCCTGCGACGACACGGCGTGCGGTGGCGAGACCATCATGAACGGCGCGGCCATCGGGTGCGCGCCGGGCATGGAGGACGAGGGCATCCCGCCCTGCCAGTGCGAGAACAACCGCTGCACCTACGCGTGCGAGGACGTGAGCTGCATCGAGGACGGGCTCGACTGCGAGCCGTTCACCGGCACCTGCGTCCCCGACGACTGCCGCTACTTCCCGTCGATGTGCGAGGACGGGGAGATCTGCGATCGCACCGCGCCCGATCCGACCTGCGTGCCGGACCCCTGCGCGACCGCGGGCTGCACCGCCGAGCAGGCGTGCCGCGCGGGCGTCTGCGAGACGAGCTGCGCCGAGGTCAGCTGCGACGGCGGCGAGAGCTGCACGAGCGGCGAGTGCCTCGTGAACCTGTGCGCCGACGTCACGTGCGGCGGCGAGCAGGTCTGCGATCCCACCACCGGTGACTGCATCGCGAGCCTCTGTGGCGGTGTGGTCTGCTCGAGCGGCGACCTCTGCGATCCGCTGACGGGCCTGTGCCGTCGCGATCGCTGCCTCGACCTGCAGTGCCCCGACGGTCAGCGCTGCAGCGCCGGCGAGTGCGAGCTCGTGGTCGTGCCGCGGCCCGATGCCGGTCCGCCGCTCGACGACGGAGGCACGCGCGTCGACGCGGGCATGGGCGACGCGGGCGACGGCACCGTGCGCGTGCTCGCGGCCGGCGGCGGCGGATGCCTCTGCACCGCGGCGGGCACCGGTGAGGGCTCGCGTGCTCCGTGGGCGATGGCGATGCTCGCCGCGCTCGGTCTCGTCCTCGTCGCGCGTCGGAGGGTCCGATGA
- a CDS encoding ATP-binding protein: MRTTDRARRALRALAIASISTLVVALLHACLSPWLGSTASLMMFLLAVYVSASWTGMLGGAIAAVLGVVVGSFFFIGERGALGPFESGDRVRIVFFLLVALAMSGTSEMLLRTRRRLQREVDARSDALAEREKLLMRERDARANAESLARLRDEFVGTVSHELRTPVNAILGFAVLLKQRVTGDPKVAHGLDVIERNARAQARLIDDMLDLGRILGGKMALVPERLDLRVPIRDALESVRMSARAKHLTLEVELGDEPVPVMGDAGRLQQVAWNLLSNALKFTPSGGRVRIALRREGERALLEVVDTGEGIDPAFLPHVFDRFRQQDASSTRVHGGMGIGLAITRQLVELHGGQVRAESAGRGRGARFEVALPIAELATQPHAEEPTPAWPGAVTPTPMSPGLLAGARVLLVEDDPDSREVVGEGLRSIGAVVDAADAAEPALELLDRERYDVLVSDIGMPGHDGWWLMREVRRARAEYSAIPAIAISGFVREEDARASTEAGFDRHVGKPLDPIELAREIARVIGRPSDVASAPS; encoded by the coding sequence GTGCGCACCACCGATCGCGCCCGACGTGCCTTACGCGCGCTCGCGATCGCGTCGATCTCGACGCTGGTCGTGGCGCTGCTGCACGCGTGCCTGAGCCCGTGGCTGGGCTCGACGGCGTCGCTGATGATGTTCCTGCTCGCGGTGTACGTGAGCGCGTCGTGGACGGGCATGCTCGGGGGCGCGATCGCGGCGGTGCTCGGTGTGGTCGTGGGCTCGTTCTTCTTCATCGGCGAGCGCGGCGCGCTCGGGCCGTTCGAGAGCGGCGATCGGGTGCGCATCGTGTTCTTCCTGCTCGTGGCGCTCGCGATGTCGGGGACGAGCGAGATGCTGCTGCGCACGCGGCGCCGCCTGCAGCGCGAGGTGGACGCGCGCAGCGACGCGCTCGCGGAGCGCGAGAAGCTGCTCATGCGAGAGCGCGACGCGCGGGCCAACGCCGAGTCGCTGGCGCGGCTGCGCGACGAGTTCGTGGGCACGGTCTCGCACGAGCTGCGCACACCGGTGAACGCGATCCTCGGGTTCGCGGTGCTGCTGAAGCAGCGCGTGACCGGAGACCCGAAGGTCGCGCACGGGCTCGACGTGATCGAGCGCAACGCGCGCGCGCAGGCGCGCTTGATCGACGACATGCTCGACCTCGGTCGCATCCTCGGGGGCAAGATGGCGCTGGTCCCGGAGCGCCTCGATCTGCGCGTGCCGATCCGCGACGCGCTCGAGTCGGTGCGGATGTCGGCGCGCGCGAAGCACCTCACGCTCGAGGTCGAGCTCGGTGACGAGCCGGTCCCGGTGATGGGCGACGCGGGACGCCTCCAGCAGGTCGCGTGGAACCTGCTCTCGAACGCGCTGAAGTTCACGCCGAGCGGGGGTCGCGTGCGGATCGCGTTGCGGCGCGAGGGGGAGCGCGCGCTGCTCGAGGTGGTCGACACCGGCGAGGGGATCGATCCCGCGTTCCTGCCGCACGTGTTCGATCGATTCCGCCAGCAGGACGCGTCGAGCACGCGGGTGCACGGCGGGATGGGCATCGGGCTCGCGATCACGCGACAGCTGGTCGAGCTGCACGGCGGGCAGGTGCGCGCGGAGAGCGCGGGTCGAGGGCGCGGTGCGCGCTTCGAGGTCGCGCTGCCGATCGCGGAGCTCGCGACGCAACCGCACGCCGAGGAGCCGACGCCGGCGTGGCCGGGCGCGGTCACGCCGACGCCGATGTCGCCCGGTCTGCTCGCGGGAGCGCGCGTGCTGCTCGTGGAGGACGACCCGGACTCGCGCGAGGTGGTGGGCGAGGGGCTGCGCTCGATCGGCGCGGTGGTGGACGCAGCGGACGCGGCGGAGCCCGCGCTCGAGCTGCTCGATCGCGAGCGCTACGACGTGCTCGTCAGCGACATCGGGATGCCGGGGCACGACGGGTGGTGGCTCATGCGCGAGGTCCGCCGCGCGCGCGCGGAGTACAGCGCGATCCCGGCGATCGCGATCAGCGGGTTCGTGCGCGAGGAGGACGCGCGCGCGTCGACCGAAGCGGGCTTCGATCGCCACGTGGGCAAGCCGCTCGATCCGATCGAGCTCGCGCGGGAGATCGCGCGGGTGATCGGGCGGCCGTCGGACGTCGCGAGCGCGCCCTCGTGA